A region from the Leopardus geoffroyi isolate Oge1 chromosome C2, O.geoffroyi_Oge1_pat1.0, whole genome shotgun sequence genome encodes:
- the LOC123610482 gene encoding keratin-associated protein 12-1-like has product MCHTSCSAGCQASCGSSGPCQASCCVPVSCKPVCVPVSCRLAVCVPVSCRPACVPSCQSSVCVPVSCRPTCVPSCRPSCPTLVCRPVCCSSPCCF; this is encoded by the coding sequence ATGTGCCACACCAGCTGCTCCGCAGGCTGCCAGGCTTCCTGCGGCTCCTCCGGCCCCTGCCAGGCGTCCTGCTGTGTGCCCGTGAGCTGCAAGCCCGTGTGTGTGCCCGTGAGCTGCAGACTCGCCGTGTGCGTGCCCGTGAGCTGCAGGCCCGCGTGTGTGCCCTCCTGCCAGTCCTCCGTGTGCGTGCCCGTGAGCTGCAGACCCACATGTGTGCCCTCCTGCcggccctcctgccccaccctggtCTGCAGACCCGTGTGCTGTAGCTCCCCGTGCTGCTTCTGA